In the genome of Meleagris gallopavo isolate NT-WF06-2002-E0010 breed Aviagen turkey brand Nicholas breeding stock unplaced genomic scaffold, Turkey_5.1 ChrUn_random_7180001924688, whole genome shotgun sequence, the window aggtcgTCATCCAGCCCTCCACCGTGGTGGTCACCCTGCcgggacccatcctcagctccttcccccagaacaccgccgtcggatcctcctCATCAGCTGCCGTGGGCAGCGCCCTCAGCGCCCAGGGAGTGGCCATCTCCTCCGGCGGCTTCGGCTTCGGAGGCCTGGGCTGCTTCAACGGCGGCAGAGCCCGCTACCCCTGCTAAGGGCCTGCGCCCACACCCTCACACCAACCACCTGCACCCTGCAAGGTGCCTCACGCACTGACCTCACGTCTCTGTGTCACCTATGGCCCAAGGGCTCACCAGCCATGGCTCCTCTTTTCAtggcagaaaacaagcaag includes:
- the LOC100550472 gene encoding feather keratin 1-like, yielding MSCYDLCRPCGPTPLANSCNEPCVRQCQDSQVVIQPSTVVVTLPGPILSSFPQNTAVGSSSSAAVGSALSAQGVAISSGGFGFGGLGCFNGGRARYPC